Part of the Polaribacter sp. Hel1_33_78 genome is shown below.
CTTTAAACATTGTAAACCTTTTGTTTAACTAAAATTATATTACTTTTCAGAAACTCTAAATAATGCTATTTTTCACATTTTAAATATCTTAATGAATAGAATTGTATTTTTACATTTATTAGTTATTTTTTAATTTAATATTATAATTTTATCTTATCGAGTATATTTTTTTAATTGAGAAATGTTTACAAAATTTAGAAAATAAACTTCCTCTTCGTTATTTGTAAAAACACATAAGGTTGTTACTCATTCATCTCTTATACAATTTTAATGATATTCTATTTTAAATCTTAGGGATATATCAATAGCTGTTTTTTATCACTATATAAATATGATTGCTAAATAATGAAGACTTAGAGGAAGCGAAAAAGTAAATATTAAAAAAGGACTAATTATAATAGCATTTTATGAAACAAGTATAGATTAACTTTTTATCATATTCATTTTTTTTATTTGATACTTTTAAAATAAATCCTTCAAAATTAAGATTAATAAAAAAGGTGGTGTAAAAATAATTTTTATACCACCTTTTTTAAATTATTATTTTGTTCAATACTTAACTAAGTATATGTTATAATCCAGTTATTGTGCCAAAATCTTGCCAAACATCAGCAGCCTTATAAGTTGAAGTTGAATTAGAAGGCACTTTTAAAGTTACATCATTCAAAGAAATAAAATCAAAAACATTCGCATCTATGTCTAAAGGCGTTACCAAATTTATAGATACATTTTTCAGTCCATTGCAATTATAAAAAGCTTCACTTTCAATACTGGTTATACTGTTAGGGATAATAACATCCGTTAAACTTGTACACTGATAAAAAGTTCGTGGTAAAATCTTTGTGACTGTGTTTGGAACTTCAAAACTTGTAAGACTGTAACAATTACCAAAAGCAAATTGACCTATTTCTGTTAAATTATCGGGAAAAACAATTGTAGTTAAGCTAGTACAATTATAAAACCCTTGCTCAGGTATAGCCGTTACACCATCCGGAATCGTTATTTCTTTGAGGCTTGCACAACCAGCAAAAGCATTTTTTTTAATGCTTGTTACACCGCTAGGAATATTAATTTCAGTTAAACTAGCACAGTCATAAAAAATACCCGCCTCTAATGTTGTTAAGTTACTTGGTAAATCAAAATTCATTAAATCATCACACTTTCCAAAAGCATTCTCTCCAATACTTGTTATGCTGTTAGGTAAACTAATATTTTCTAAAGTAAGACATTCATAAAAAACACCATTTCCTAGTCTAGTAAGATTGCTTGGTATGTTAACATCTTTTAGACTTTCACATTTGTAAAACAAATTGTCTGGCAATATTGTTAAATTATTTGGAATTTCTGCTTTCCTTAAATTAATGCATAAACCAAAGGCAGCTGAACCAATAGAAGTTACAGTTTCTGGTATAATAATTTCTTCTAAAACGGAGCATGCATAAAAAGCATTTGAACTTATTGTGGTTATATTACTTGGTATCGTATAGCTCTCTAGATTATTACAAGCGTAAAAAGTAGATTCTGGAATTATTGTAAAAGCAGTTGGAAAAGTTACATTGGTTAAACCGTTGCAGTAACCAAAGACTGCAGCGCCCATATTTTCATTAACCACACTATCTGGTATTGTAACATTATTTAAGCTGTTGCAGTTGTAAAAAGTAGAATTGCCTATGCTGGTTATGGAAGATGGTATGGTAATATCTGATAAACTTGCACATCCAAAAAACAGATTATCTGCTAAATGAGCAGTTCCGGTTGGAATGTTTATGTTAGTCAAACTTTTACATTCACCAAAAGCATTCTCTCCCATAATTGATACAGTATCTGCAATAGTAATATCTGTTATTAAAGAAGAATCGTAAAAAGCAAGGTTTCCAATGCTTGTATAGCTTTCTGGAATATTAACACTTGTTATATCATAACAATATGCGAAACCCTCCTCTG
Proteins encoded:
- a CDS encoding leucine-rich repeat protein — protein: MKKLFYPLIVLSLVFTSCGDPTSKEYNYAPTAVDDVGFAASDLLTNITVLINDDFGLDGPNSEPISLPSETSASGGTLVVNDGGTFNDPTDDSIDYTSPSKFIGDDTFEYSITDSNGNSSTATVTVTVQDTINPGFTDGVYVFTVTGANNQEVSIKKATLKGPSGALNLPETVENDGITFAVTSIAEEGFAYCYDITSVNIPESYTSIGNLAFYDSSLITDITIADTVSIMGENAFGECKSLTNINIPTGTAHLADNLFFGCASLSDITIPSSITSIGNSTFYNCNSLNNVTIPDSVVNENMGAAVFGYCNGLTNVTFPTAFTIIPESTFYACNNLESYTIPSNITTISSNAFYACSVLEEIIIPETVTSIGSAAFGLCINLRKAEIPNNLTILPDNLFYKCESLKDVNIPSNLTRLGNGVFYECLTLENISLPNSITSIGENAFGKCDDLMNFDLPSNLTTLEAGIFYDCASLTEINIPSGVTSIKKNAFAGCASLKEITIPDGVTAIPEQGFYNCTSLTTIVFPDNLTEIGQFAFGNCYSLTSFEVPNTVTKILPRTFYQCTSLTDVIIPNSITSIESEAFYNCNGLKNVSINLVTPLDIDANVFDFISLNDVTLKVPSNSTSTYKAADVWQDFGTITGL